AGAGCGCTTCGGACCGCGATTTGGCGGTGTCGCTGCGCGAAAAGGGTTATTTCATCGCCGAGATCAAGGCGCCCAAATCGGGCCTGAACGCCGATATCAAGCTGCCCGCCTGGCTCAACCTTGGCGGTAAGGTCAACCTCCGCGACGTGTCACTCTTCAGCCGCCAGTTCGCAACGGTCATCAATGCCGGCTTGCCGGTGGTGCAGTCTTTGGCCATCTTGCAGCGCCAGGCCAACAAGAACGGCCTCAAAGAGGCGCTCAAAAAGGTCCGCGAGGACGTAGAAACCGGCCTGCCGCTCTCCGAAGCGCTCGCCAAGTACCCCAAAATCTTCAACAAGCTCTATGTCTACCTCGTGCGCGCGGGCGAGGTCTCAGGCAACTTGGACGGCATCTTGGAGCGCGTCGCCGCCTACCAGGAGGAGCAGCAGGCGCTGCGCGGCAAGCTGAAGAGCGCCATGACCTATCCGGTGGTGGTCTTGGTCATCGCGCTCGGGGTCACCTATTTTTTGCTCACCGGCATCGTCCCGCAGTTTGCGGGTATCCTCGAGCAACTCGGCGGCGAGCTGCCCTTTATCACCAGGATACTCATCGTCATCAGTGACTTTTTGCGTTTCCAGGGGTGGCTGCTCTTGCCCATGATCGTCGGCGGCGTCTTCGGCCTAGGCGCCTACTACCGCACCAATAACGGCCGGCACGTCATCGACCGGCTGCTCCTCAAGCTGCCCGTTTTGGGCCCGCTCGTGCAGAAAACGGCCATCGCGTCGTTCAGCAACACCTTCGGCCTGCTGCTTAAGAGCGGCGTCAACATCATCGAAGCGATCGAGATCACCAAGGGCACGGCGGGCAACGTCATCGTCGAGGACGTGCTCGACGAGGCCATGCAGGCGGTGCAGCGTGGCGAGCAGTTGAGCCGGCCCTTAGAGGGCCACCCGCTCGTCTTTCCGCCGCTCGTCACCTCGATGATCGCTATCGGCGAGGAGACGGGCGCGGTAGATACGATGCTCGAGAAGATCGCGCACTTCTACGAGCGCGAGGTAAACGCGGCCGTGGAGTCCCTGACAGCGGCCCTCGAGCCGATGATGATCGTCTTTCTGGGCGGCATCGTCGGCTTTATCGTGGCGGGTATGTTCCTGCCGATGTTCGCGATCATCGGGCAGCTGAGCAGCTAGGCTGCCGGTTTGGATTAGAAATTTGGATTAGCAAGGGGACACGGTCATGGCACCGTGTCCCCTGGAGCTTGCCCTAAAGCTCTAGTTGTCGTCCGAGTCTTCTTCCTCATCTTCGGTTTCCGCAGGAGCCGTCGGGGTCGGCTCCGGCTCTACTTCCTCCTCTACTTCCGGCTCTACTTCCGAAGGTGCCGCCTGCTCGTCCTCCGGCTCCGCGGGGTCCACCGGTTCAGCTTCCGCATCCTCCGCCGCCGGGGGTGTGAGGTTCTCCTCGAAAGTCTCGACGCCGGACTCTTCGCGAAGGGCGGTGACGCGCTCGTTGAGCCTCTCGGACTCGAGCTGCTCGCGGATGTCGGCCTCGACCTCGCTCAAGTCGGCGACGCCCGCGGGGGCGCGGTCGTAGGGCTGGATCAGGTGGTAGCCGAACTGGGTTTCCACGGGCTCGCTTACCTCGCCTTCGGGGGTGTCGAAGGCGGCCTCCTCGAACTCGGGGACGAAGAGTCCGCGGGGCTGGCAGTCCAAGTCGCCGCCGCGCTGGGCGCTGCCGGGGTCGAGGCTGTGCTCCTCGGCCAAGTCGGCAAAGTCCGCGCCCTCCTCGAGTTCTGCGGCTAAGGCCTCGGCCTCCTCCAGGGTCTCCACCAGGATGTGGCGCGCGCAGATCTGCTCGCCGCTCTCGAACTGGGCCTGGTTGGCTTCAAAAAAGGCCGCGATGTCCTCGTCGCCGATCTCGACTTCCTCGCGCAAATCGGTGACGACCCTCTGGATGAGCTCGCTCTCGCGCACCGTCTCGCGGAACTGGTCTAGGTCGCGAAAGCCGGCTTCGCTGAGGGCCTCGGCGAAGTCTTCTTCGCTCTCGAAGCTGCCGCCGGCCTGCTCGAGGCGCTCGTCCAACTCCTCGTCCGGGACGCTCAAGCCGCGCCTCTCCGCTTCGCTCAGGAGCGCGGCTTGAAAGGCGAGATCCTCCAAAAACTGCGGCCGCAGGCTTTCGAACTGCGCCATCATCTCGGGAATGAGGGGCTGGCCCTGTTGCGCCAAGACGTTGGCTATCGCCACGCGGAAACGGTCGTCGAACTCGCTGCGGGTGAGCGTCAGGGCGTCCGAGCGCAAGACGATGGGATCGTCCTCGGCGGCGGCCGGGGGCGTGGTCGTTTCGGTGGTGCCGGTCTCGGCTCGAGCCGAGACCGCAACGAGCATCAGCGCGCTCAGGAACAGGGCAAGGGCAAAGTGGCCCAGTTGCGTAAGGGTGGCAGTTCTGGTCATACGGTCTCCTTTGGGAATCTCCAGTGGGGTCCAGTGCGTCAGCCTAGCACCCCCTTGGTGAGAAAGGCTCCTGTGAGGTGAAGAGGGCAACACCCGCACGATATCACCGGCCGCCGGGCCCCAAACGTAGCGTCCGGTTCATTGGTGGCATGGGTTAGTGGCGTGGGTTGGGCGACTGCTCTTGACCCTTTCCTATAGAACATAGAATAGACGCTGGCTTTTAGAATAGACGCCGACTGTTGAGATGAGCACTCGCTCACGCTCGCCGTGGCGAAGGAGGTTTGACCGTGGACATCAACTCTTTGGGCTACCGCAGTGACCTGATCTTTCCCCGCTTCGACGGCCAGATCATGGACCGGGGCGATTATCTCGCCGTCCTCACTCCTGCGAACCCCGACTTCCACTGGGGCAACTTTCTGCTCTTCAAGGAGCCGCCGGGAGAGGGAGACTTTAACGGCTGGAAGGCGCTTTTCAGTAAGGAAATAGGCTTGGAGGCGCAACATATGGCCTTTGGCTGGGACACGGTGGACGGAGAGATGGGGCAGGTCGGGCCGTTCCTGGCGGCGGGCTTCTCCCTCGAGGAGTCGGTCGTCTTAACGGCTGCCAGCGTGAACCCCCCGCCCAAGGTCAATCACGAGGTGGTGGTGAGGCCGCTCTCGGAAGACTGGGAATGGGAAGCGGCACTAGGGAACCAGATCGCCTGCCGCGATTTGGAGTATGGGGAGGCGGGCTACCGCGTCTTCAGGGAACGGCAGATGGCGCGCTACCGCAAGATGGTCCGGGCTGGCCTGGGTCACTGGTTCGGCGCCTTTTTGGAGGGGCGGCTGGTGGCGGATTTGGGGGTCTTCAAGGACGATGAACTCGGCAGGTTCCAGTCGGTCGGCACCCATCTTGACTTCAGGCGGCGGGGAATCTGCGGGACCCTCGTCTACAGGGCAGCCAGCCACGCGTATGAGGCCATGGGGATAAGCACGCTGGTGATGGTCGCGGACGAGCATGACCACGCGGCGGGAATCTACGAATCGGTCGGCTTCGAGAAGGCGGAGTACCAGCGCGGCCTCGGCTGGTGGGACCGGGCTCGAGGTTCCGGCGCGACCCTCTGCTAGACTGCGCTCATGAAGATAGACCTGTCGAACAGCAGCGTCCTGGTGACCGGCGCCAGCCGGGGCATCGGCCGGGCCGTCGCCGAGAGGCTCGCCTCGGCGGGGGCGAGGGTGGGGGTTCACTACCACCGCAACGCCGAAGGGGCGGAGAGGCTGGCGCAGGGCTTGGGGCGTGGCGCCCTGCCCTTCGGCGCCGACCTGGGGGACGCCGCGGCCTGCCAGCGCCTCTTCGCCGAGGCCCTGGCAGCCTTCGGCCGCATCGATGTGCTCGTCAACAACGCCGGCGTCGCCATCCTTTCGCCTTTAGAGGCGCCTCTGGACGACTGGGTCCGCGACTGGGACAGGACCCAAGCCGTGAACCTGAGGGCGGCGGGGGTTCTCTGCCGCGAGGCGGTGAGGCACTTTCTGGACATTGGCGGCGGCCGCATCGTCAACATCGCCTCGCGCGCCGCCTTTCGCGGCGACAGCGTGGACTTCCTCGCCTACGCGGCCTCGAAGGGCGGCATGGTGGCCTTGAGCCGCTCCATCGCTCGAGGCTACGGCAAGCGGGGCGTCAAGGCCTTCGTGGTCGCTCCCGGCTTCGTCCGCACCGACATGGCCCAGGACTTTATCGATCAGTACGGTGAAGGCATCGCGGTAGGCGACCTGGCGCTGAACGAGCTCACCGTACCCGCGGACGTCGCGCCCACGGTGGTCTTCCTGGCCAGCGGGCTGGCCGACCACACCACGGGCTGCACGGTAGACGTCAACGCTGGCAGTTACGTGCACTAAAGGACTGACACCAAGGACTGAGCCCTACCGAGATTGGGCCGCCACCCCGGCGGAAACGTCCGGCCGGGTGCGCTGCAAGAAACGTCCGGCGAGCAGCACCGACGCGGTCGCCAAGCCCACGACCAGGCCGAGCCAGAGGCCCCGGCCGCCCAGCCCCAGGCCGAAGGCCAGCCCTACGCCGCTGCCGAGCCCCACTATCCAGTAGGAGAAAAAGGCGATGAGCATGGGCACGCGGGTGTCCTTGAGGCCGCGCAGGGCGCCCAGAGCGCTCACCTGCAAGCCGTCGAAGAGCTGAAAGAGCGCAGCGAGCCTGAGAAAGGAAACCGCCCCCGCGAAGACCTCGGTGTTGGCGGGGTCGGCGGGGTCGATGTAGAGCGCGGCGATGCGCTCAGGCATGAGCGCGAAGAGCAGCGCCGTGACACTCATGAAAAGGACGCCCAGGCCGATGCCGACGAGGCCGGAGAGGCGCGCCGCGGCGATGTCGCCGCGTCCCCGCGCCTGACCGACCCTGACCGCGGTGGCGATCGACAGGCCGAGCGGCACCATGAAGGCGAGCGCCGCGTTCTGCAGGGCGATCTGGTGCGCGGCCAAGGCGCTGGCGCCCAACAGGCCCATGAGCAGGGTGGAGATCGAGAAGAGCCCGCTCTCGAAGGCCAGCGTGAGGCTGATGGGCCAGCCGACGGTGACGAGTTCGCGCATGGCGCCGAGGTCGGGCAGGCGCCACTTGGAGAGGATGCCCAGGGCGCCGTGGCGGCTTTGCACGTAGAGGGCGGCCAGCGCGAACACCACCCAGTAGACGAAGGCGCTGGCGAAGCCGGTGCCGACCAGGCCCAGGGCGGGAAAGCCGAAGTTGCCGAACATCAAGGTGTGGTTGGCGAAGACGTTGAGGCCGACGCCGAAGAGTATGATGATGAGAATAGGCCGCGTCTGCGACACGCCCTCGAGCAGGCCGCGCAGGGCCACCAGCCAGAGGCCGGGCAGGAGTCCCCAGGAGATGGCCCGCAAGTAAGCCGAGGCCAAGGCCACCGTCCCCTCGTCCTGACCCGCTAAGCGCAGGGCGGGCGCGACGTTCCAGTAGGCCAGCAGCGCCAGCCCGCCGAGAGCGGTCGCCAACCACAGGCCCTGGCGCACCGTCCGGCCGATGGCCTCTCTTTGACCTCCGCCGTGGGCCTGCGAGACGAGCGGCCCGACCGCCAAGACGGCGCCGGAGACGATCAGAAAGACGAAGAAGTAGACCGTGCTGCCGAGCGCGATGCCCGCCAGGGCCTCGCGGCCCAAGCGACCCACCATCAGGGTGTCGACGAAGCCCATCGAGGTCTGGGCGAGCTGCGCCAAGATGAGCGGCAGGGCCAGGCCGAAGAGGCGGCGGGCCTCGGTAGGCAGGGCAAGGGTAGGGAGGGTGAGACGGGTCATGGTCGGAGCCCAGCCTAACAGAGGCACTGGGAGCTTTCGGCCCCGGCGCCTACGCTGTCGAGA
The Deinococcota bacterium DNA segment above includes these coding regions:
- a CDS encoding type II secretion system F family protein — its product is MPVYEYSVRDRTGRLITGKEESASDRDLAVSLREKGYFIAEIKAPKSGLNADIKLPAWLNLGGKVNLRDVSLFSRQFATVINAGLPVVQSLAILQRQANKNGLKEALKKVREDVETGLPLSEALAKYPKIFNKLYVYLVRAGEVSGNLDGILERVAAYQEEQQALRGKLKSAMTYPVVVLVIALGVTYFLLTGIVPQFAGILEQLGGELPFITRILIVISDFLRFQGWLLLPMIVGGVFGLGAYYRTNNGRHVIDRLLLKLPVLGPLVQKTAIASFSNTFGLLLKSGVNIIEAIEITKGTAGNVIVEDVLDEAMQAVQRGEQLSRPLEGHPLVFPPLVTSMIAIGEETGAVDTMLEKIAHFYEREVNAAVESLTAALEPMMIVFLGGIVGFIVAGMFLPMFAIIGQLSS
- a CDS encoding peptidylprolyl isomerase, which gives rise to MTRTATLTQLGHFALALFLSALMLVAVSARAETGTTETTTPPAAAEDDPIVLRSDALTLTRSEFDDRFRVAIANVLAQQGQPLIPEMMAQFESLRPQFLEDLAFQAALLSEAERRGLSVPDEELDERLEQAGGSFESEEDFAEALSEAGFRDLDQFRETVRESELIQRVVTDLREEVEIGDEDIAAFFEANQAQFESGEQICARHILVETLEEAEALAAELEEGADFADLAEEHSLDPGSAQRGGDLDCQPRGLFVPEFEEAAFDTPEGEVSEPVETQFGYHLIQPYDRAPAGVADLSEVEADIREQLESERLNERVTALREESGVETFEENLTPPAAEDAEAEPVDPAEPEDEQAAPSEVEPEVEEEVEPEPTPTAPAETEDEEEDSDDN
- a CDS encoding GNAT family N-acetyltransferase; its protein translation is MDINSLGYRSDLIFPRFDGQIMDRGDYLAVLTPANPDFHWGNFLLFKEPPGEGDFNGWKALFSKEIGLEAQHMAFGWDTVDGEMGQVGPFLAAGFSLEESVVLTAASVNPPPKVNHEVVVRPLSEDWEWEAALGNQIACRDLEYGEAGYRVFRERQMARYRKMVRAGLGHWFGAFLEGRLVADLGVFKDDELGRFQSVGTHLDFRRRGICGTLVYRAASHAYEAMGISTLVMVADEHDHAAGIYESVGFEKAEYQRGLGWWDRARGSGATLC
- a CDS encoding SDR family oxidoreductase → MKIDLSNSSVLVTGASRGIGRAVAERLASAGARVGVHYHRNAEGAERLAQGLGRGALPFGADLGDAAACQRLFAEALAAFGRIDVLVNNAGVAILSPLEAPLDDWVRDWDRTQAVNLRAAGVLCREAVRHFLDIGGGRIVNIASRAAFRGDSVDFLAYAASKGGMVALSRSIARGYGKRGVKAFVVAPGFVRTDMAQDFIDQYGEGIAVGDLALNELTVPADVAPTVVFLASGLADHTTGCTVDVNAGSYVH
- a CDS encoding MATE family efflux transporter, with amino-acid sequence MTRLTLPTLALPTEARRLFGLALPLILAQLAQTSMGFVDTLMVGRLGREALAGIALGSTVYFFVFLIVSGAVLAVGPLVSQAHGGGQREAIGRTVRQGLWLATALGGLALLAYWNVAPALRLAGQDEGTVALASAYLRAISWGLLPGLWLVALRGLLEGVSQTRPILIIILFGVGLNVFANHTLMFGNFGFPALGLVGTGFASAFVYWVVFALAALYVQSRHGALGILSKWRLPDLGAMRELVTVGWPISLTLAFESGLFSISTLLMGLLGASALAAHQIALQNAALAFMVPLGLSIATAVRVGQARGRGDIAAARLSGLVGIGLGVLFMSVTALLFALMPERIAALYIDPADPANTEVFAGAVSFLRLAALFQLFDGLQVSALGALRGLKDTRVPMLIAFFSYWIVGLGSGVGLAFGLGLGGRGLWLGLVVGLATASVLLAGRFLQRTRPDVSAGVAAQSR